A part of Haloarchaeobius sp. HME9146 genomic DNA contains:
- a CDS encoding PQQ-binding-like beta-propeller repeat protein yields MNRRAFLGRLAAAGSLAALAGCNDLGGQANTLPSIGRAEGCGPYDPTIGGTAEWRSVGGDPAGTGVFPADSVPDTPLSVDWTFPIDGASGTTRPVVGDGRVYTHDFDSTVYAVDAETGESVWRQGITEPRGSPAVAADAVVVISEEHVVGFDPATGAELWTGPTGDPHSFNGSPVVADGIAYVPFGLSLYAIDVSDGTVRWKHTTGEETVGTPAITDGTVYYGDEDTYVYALDAATGAERWRYKTEAHVRCNVTVADGRVFTATWDGEVLGLDTTTGERSWSYRIGGVPELVASDGANTYVATDNRLYAFDPETGVACWSTGEYAGSYDSGLAVADGRVYVPTALTRQGSYTVPGILDAASGKLEWQLGQTPNADRLGFEMGPVVVDGAVYATGGGAKTLRLTRMS; encoded by the coding sequence CGCGCCGAGGGCTGCGGCCCGTACGACCCGACTATCGGCGGGACGGCGGAGTGGCGGTCGGTCGGTGGCGACCCCGCCGGAACTGGCGTGTTCCCCGCGGACTCGGTCCCCGACACACCGCTCTCGGTCGACTGGACGTTCCCCATCGACGGTGCCTCGGGAACCACCCGCCCGGTCGTCGGGGACGGGCGTGTGTACACCCACGACTTCGATTCGACGGTGTACGCAGTCGACGCTGAGACGGGCGAGTCGGTCTGGCGGCAGGGTATCACGGAGCCGCGCGGGTCGCCGGCCGTCGCAGCCGACGCAGTGGTCGTCATCTCGGAGGAGCATGTCGTTGGTTTCGACCCGGCGACCGGCGCCGAGTTGTGGACTGGCCCGACCGGCGACCCGCATTCGTTCAACGGGAGTCCGGTCGTCGCCGACGGAATCGCATACGTCCCGTTCGGGCTGTCACTGTACGCAATCGACGTGAGCGACGGGACGGTTCGGTGGAAACACACCACGGGTGAGGAGACGGTCGGAACGCCTGCGATTACCGACGGGACCGTCTACTACGGCGACGAAGATACCTACGTCTACGCGCTGGACGCGGCGACCGGCGCGGAACGCTGGCGGTACAAGACCGAGGCACACGTCCGCTGTAACGTGACGGTCGCCGACGGCCGGGTCTTCACCGCGACCTGGGACGGCGAGGTGCTGGGACTGGACACGACGACCGGCGAACGGTCGTGGTCGTACCGCATCGGCGGCGTCCCAGAACTCGTCGCGTCGGACGGCGCGAACACCTACGTCGCCACCGACAACCGGCTGTACGCCTTCGACCCGGAGACGGGTGTCGCCTGCTGGTCGACCGGCGAGTACGCCGGGAGCTACGATTCCGGGCTGGCGGTCGCGGACGGGCGTGTCTACGTCCCCACTGCGCTCACGAGACAGGGTTCGTACACTGTCCCGGGCATCCTCGACGCGGCGTCCGGGAAACTCGAGTGGCAGCTGGGCCAGACCCCGAACGCCGACCGTCTCGGATTCGAGATGGGCCCGGTCGTCGTCGATGGCGCGGTGTACGCGACCGGAGGCGGCGCGAAGACGCTCCGCCTCACGAGGATGAGCTGA
- a CDS encoding DoxX family protein translates to MSYQASNPLADEFEFDLDRPVTAYWFAMLRVITGWWFFHAGVTKLIDSGLNFGYAPAYLEGMTGTALGPIPVMMAEYFGWALPALVPLGETLIGLGLMVGAMVRLASFFGVIFMTLFWVGNAGFGHGVVNGDLMGLLLFATMMVVGAGRYFGLDAIIEKFEFVKQRPKLRYLLG, encoded by the coding sequence ATGTCATACCAAGCGAGCAATCCCCTGGCGGACGAGTTCGAGTTCGACCTAGACCGGCCAGTCACGGCGTACTGGTTCGCGATGCTCCGCGTCATCACCGGCTGGTGGTTCTTCCACGCCGGCGTGACGAAGCTCATCGACAGCGGCCTGAACTTCGGGTACGCACCGGCCTACCTCGAAGGCATGACCGGCACGGCCCTCGGGCCCATCCCGGTGATGATGGCAGAGTACTTCGGCTGGGCGCTCCCGGCGCTCGTCCCGCTCGGTGAGACCCTCATCGGGCTCGGCCTGATGGTCGGGGCGATGGTCCGCCTGGCCTCGTTCTTCGGGGTCATCTTCATGACCCTGTTCTGGGTCGGCAACGCCGGCTTCGGCCACGGGGTCGTGAACGGGGACCTGATGGGGCTGCTCCTGTTCGCGACCATGATGGTGGTCGGCGCTGGCCGGTACTTCGGCCTGGACGCCATCATCGAGAAGTTCGAGTTCGTCAAGCAACGTCCGAAACTCCGGTACCTGCTCGGCTAA
- a CDS encoding VOC family protein translates to MLSTLRWLALEVKYLGSAMEFYGETLGMAERRRDESEVAYAAGDTDLVLRRPSSVPRGGVHTHYAFSIPADEYDDWWDRLADEYDLDEHVFGEARSLYLYDPDGNCVELGQTNVAGPGIDGIFEVVLEVADLHRAESFYRALGFDVVDRGENRTRIRLQGPMALELWEPHLGLADARGGLHVDLGFDGDPDAVVDAVGETARSVEGLDDGGVRILDPDGHYLTVDRA, encoded by the coding sequence ATGCTCTCGACCCTGCGCTGGCTGGCACTCGAAGTGAAGTACCTCGGGTCGGCCATGGAGTTCTACGGCGAGACGCTCGGCATGGCCGAGCGCCGCCGCGACGAGTCGGAGGTCGCCTACGCGGCCGGCGACACCGACCTCGTCCTGCGACGGCCCTCGTCGGTCCCCCGGGGTGGCGTCCACACCCACTACGCCTTCTCGATTCCGGCCGACGAGTACGACGACTGGTGGGACCGGCTCGCAGACGAGTACGACCTCGACGAGCACGTCTTCGGCGAGGCACGGTCACTGTACCTGTACGACCCGGACGGGAACTGCGTCGAGCTGGGCCAGACTAACGTGGCGGGTCCCGGCATCGACGGCATCTTCGAGGTGGTACTCGAGGTTGCCGACCTCCACCGCGCGGAGTCGTTCTACCGCGCCCTCGGCTTCGACGTCGTGGACCGCGGCGAGAACCGGACCCGGATTCGACTCCAGGGGCCCATGGCCCTCGAACTGTGGGAACCCCATCTCGGACTCGCGGATGCCCGCGGTGGCCTCCACGTCGACCTCGGCTTCGATGGCGACCCCGACGCCGTGGTCGACGCGGTCGGAGAGACAGCCCGGTCGGTCGAGGGACTCGACGATGGTGGCGTCCGAATCCTCGACCCCGATGGTCACTACCTGACGGTCGACAGGGCCTGA
- a CDS encoding DUF5779 family protein — MGDFDLDLRAVEDHLDEDEDGDLVGGVELGVLDGTTPPEEWIDTIMNGRILVLHIEGDVNELASGFARDVKKSGGELVHFRGFLIVSPPGIEIDTGRL, encoded by the coding sequence ATGGGCGACTTCGACCTGGATCTGCGGGCCGTCGAGGACCACCTCGACGAGGACGAGGACGGCGACCTCGTCGGTGGCGTCGAACTCGGTGTACTCGACGGCACGACGCCGCCGGAAGAGTGGATAGACACCATCATGAACGGGCGAATCCTCGTACTGCACATCGAGGGCGACGTGAACGAACTCGCGTCCGGGTTCGCACGCGACGTGAAGAAATCGGGCGGTGAACTCGTCCACTTCCGTGGATTCCTCATCGTCTCCCCGCCGGGCATCGAGATAGACACCGGCCGACTGTAG
- a CDS encoding ferritin-like domain-containing protein, producing the protein MADQQVVDLLKKAYSDEIETVMNYMTNAIVLDGVRAEEIKESLDQDIQEELTHARQLGDRLKQLDEAPPGSMQFEARQENLQPPEDTTDVLSVIEGVIEAEEDAIQTYRALINAAEEADDPVTEDLAVTLLADEEAHRSEFRGYRKEYKND; encoded by the coding sequence ATGGCAGACCAGCAAGTCGTCGACCTCCTGAAGAAGGCGTACAGCGACGAGATCGAGACCGTCATGAACTACATGACGAACGCCATCGTGCTCGACGGCGTCCGCGCCGAGGAGATCAAGGAGAGCCTCGACCAGGACATCCAGGAAGAGCTCACGCACGCGCGCCAGCTCGGGGACCGGCTGAAGCAGCTCGACGAGGCCCCGCCCGGCTCCATGCAGTTCGAGGCCCGCCAGGAGAACCTCCAGCCGCCGGAGGACACGACCGACGTGCTGTCGGTCATCGAGGGCGTCATCGAGGCCGAGGAGGACGCCATCCAGACCTACCGGGCCCTCATCAACGCGGCCGAGGAAGCGGACGACCCCGTCACGGAGGACCTCGCGGTCACACTCCTCGCCGACGAGGAGGCCCACCGCTCGGAGTTCCGCGGCTACCGCAAGGAGTACAAGAACGACTAA
- a CDS encoding 2-isopropylmalate synthase encodes MQCRTTTPALTPVRAIEFFQGTLNATTEFDTARVFDTTLRDGEQSPRTSFSYEDKRDIAAVLDEMGTHVIEAGFPVNSDAEFEAVSDIAKYTDSTTCGLARVVDKDIEAAIDSGVEMIHVFVSTSDVQIEDSMHATRDQVKQRAIDSVRRVKEAGVECMFSPMDATRTDEDFLIEMVEAVTEAGTDWINVPDTCGVATPRRFYDMIQTIGEHTTARIDVHTHDDFGLATANALSGIEAGAHQAQVSVNGIGERAGNAAYEEFVMAVESVYQADTGIDTTRITELSKLVEARSDMPVPANKPVVGQNAFSHESGIHAAGVIENSDTFEPGVMTPEMVGATRELVLGKHTGVNAVRQHLVEAGFDPTESQVRAVTRKVKDRGAEKERVTASTLFEFARDIGIPTVEETEEVKA; translated from the coding sequence ATACAATGTCGCACCACGACACCCGCTCTGACACCAGTCAGGGCGATCGAGTTCTTCCAGGGCACACTGAACGCCACAACTGAATTCGACACTGCACGCGTATTCGACACCACACTGCGGGACGGCGAGCAGTCCCCACGGACGTCTTTCTCCTACGAAGACAAACGGGACATAGCGGCCGTGCTGGACGAGATGGGCACCCACGTCATCGAGGCAGGGTTCCCCGTCAACTCCGACGCGGAGTTCGAGGCCGTCTCGGACATCGCCAAGTACACCGACTCGACGACCTGCGGGCTGGCCCGCGTCGTCGACAAGGACATCGAGGCAGCCATCGACTCCGGCGTCGAGATGATTCACGTCTTCGTGAGCACCTCCGACGTCCAGATCGAGGATTCGATGCACGCCACCCGCGACCAGGTGAAACAGCGAGCCATCGACTCCGTCCGCCGCGTCAAAGAGGCGGGCGTCGAGTGCATGTTCTCGCCCATGGACGCCACCCGGACCGACGAGGACTTCCTCATCGAGATGGTCGAGGCCGTCACCGAGGCCGGGACCGACTGGATCAACGTCCCGGACACCTGCGGGGTCGCAACCCCCCGCCGGTTCTACGACATGATCCAGACCATCGGCGAGCACACCACGGCTCGCATCGACGTGCACACGCACGACGACTTCGGGCTGGCCACCGCGAACGCCCTGTCCGGCATCGAGGCCGGTGCCCACCAGGCACAGGTCTCGGTCAACGGCATCGGCGAGCGCGCCGGCAACGCGGCCTACGAGGAGTTCGTCATGGCCGTCGAGTCGGTGTACCAGGCCGACACGGGTATCGACACGACCCGAATCACGGAACTGAGCAAGCTGGTCGAGGCGCGCTCGGACATGCCGGTCCCGGCGAACAAGCCGGTCGTCGGCCAGAACGCCTTCAGCCACGAGTCCGGCATCCACGCCGCCGGCGTCATCGAGAACTCCGACACGTTCGAGCCGGGCGTCATGACCCCGGAGATGGTCGGCGCGACCCGCGAACTGGTGCTGGGCAAGCACACGGGCGTCAACGCCGTCCGCCAGCACCTGGTCGAGGCGGGCTTCGACCCGACCGAGTCCCAGGTACGCGCGGTCACCCGGAAGGTCAAGGACCGCGGCGCGGAGAAAGAACGCGTCACCGCGAGCACGCTGTTCGAGTTCGCCCGCGACATCGGGATCCCCACCGTGGAGGAGACCGAAGAGGTGAAGGCCTGA
- the ilvB gene encoding biosynthetic-type acetolactate synthase large subunit has protein sequence MSERASTTPTDTATGETTGADTETDAEPTVPKTGATAVIESLEAAGVEFAFGVQGGAIMPVYDALYHSDIYHVTMAHEQGASHAADAYGIVAGEPGVCLATSGPGATNLVTGIADASMDSDPMIALTGQVPTEFVGNDAFQETDTTGVTAPITKTNYFASHPDTVGTTVSEAFALAREGRPGPTLVDLPKDITQADSNADAGPPQLPDTYTVTESAAPDAVQEAADAIQSANKPLLLFGGGVIKGDASEEAREFATTYDIPVTTTMPALGSFPEDHELSLEMAGMHGTGYANMAITMTDCLVAVGCRFDDRLTGGIETFAPDAEVVHIDIDPAEISKNVEADYPLIGDAGTVLEQLDEAIEAAPQTKKWRATCQQWKSEYPMDYSAPEDEPLRPEFVVEAFDEATADDAIVTTGVGQHQMWAAQYWTYKRPRTWVSSHGLGTMGYGLPAAIGAKVAAPDQEVVCFEGDGSFLMTMQELSVAVRENLDITVAVLNNEHIGMVRQWQDAFFGGRRMASEYPWVPAFDKLAEAFGAKGISVEDYDEVADAVEEALNYDGPAVVDFHIDPEANVYPMVPSGGDNGQFALEEGHL, from the coding sequence ATGAGTGAACGCGCGAGCACGACTCCAACCGACACAGCGACTGGTGAAACGACCGGCGCGGACACGGAGACCGACGCCGAACCGACCGTCCCGAAGACCGGCGCGACCGCCGTCATCGAATCACTGGAAGCCGCCGGCGTGGAGTTCGCCTTCGGCGTCCAGGGCGGTGCCATCATGCCCGTCTACGACGCCCTGTACCACTCCGACATCTACCACGTCACGATGGCGCACGAGCAGGGGGCGTCCCACGCGGCGGACGCCTACGGCATCGTCGCCGGTGAACCCGGCGTCTGCCTGGCCACGTCCGGCCCCGGCGCGACCAACCTCGTGACCGGTATCGCGGACGCCTCGATGGACTCGGACCCGATGATCGCCCTGACCGGGCAGGTCCCGACCGAGTTCGTCGGGAACGACGCGTTCCAGGAGACGGACACCACGGGCGTCACCGCCCCCATCACGAAGACGAACTACTTCGCGAGCCACCCGGACACGGTCGGCACGACCGTCTCTGAGGCGTTCGCGCTTGCGCGCGAGGGCCGCCCGGGCCCGACGCTGGTCGACCTGCCCAAGGACATCACGCAGGCCGACTCGAACGCCGACGCCGGCCCGCCACAGCTCCCGGACACCTACACGGTGACCGAGAGCGCCGCGCCCGACGCGGTCCAGGAAGCCGCAGACGCCATCCAGTCCGCGAACAAGCCGCTGTTGCTGTTCGGCGGCGGCGTCATCAAGGGTGACGCGAGCGAAGAAGCACGGGAGTTCGCGACGACGTACGACATCCCCGTGACGACCACCATGCCCGCGCTGGGCTCGTTCCCCGAGGACCACGAGCTCTCGCTGGAGATGGCCGGCATGCACGGCACCGGCTACGCCAACATGGCCATCACGATGACCGACTGTCTCGTCGCGGTCGGCTGCCGGTTCGACGACCGGCTCACCGGCGGCATCGAGACGTTTGCGCCCGACGCGGAGGTCGTCCACATCGACATCGACCCCGCCGAGATCAGCAAGAACGTCGAGGCGGACTACCCGCTCATCGGCGACGCCGGCACCGTCCTGGAACAGCTGGACGAGGCCATCGAGGCAGCGCCCCAGACGAAGAAGTGGCGCGCGACCTGCCAGCAGTGGAAGTCCGAGTACCCGATGGACTACAGCGCGCCGGAAGACGAACCCCTCCGCCCCGAGTTCGTGGTCGAGGCGTTCGACGAGGCGACCGCTGACGACGCCATCGTCACGACCGGCGTCGGCCAGCACCAGATGTGGGCCGCCCAGTACTGGACGTACAAGCGGCCCCGCACCTGGGTCTCCAGCCACGGGCTGGGGACGATGGGCTACGGCCTGCCCGCCGCCATCGGCGCGAAGGTCGCGGCCCCCGACCAGGAGGTCGTCTGCTTCGAGGGCGACGGCTCGTTCCTCATGACGATGCAGGAGCTGTCGGTCGCGGTCCGCGAGAACCTCGACATCACCGTCGCGGTGCTGAACAACGAGCACATCGGGATGGTCCGCCAGTGGCAGGACGCCTTCTTCGGCGGCCGCCGGATGGCATCCGAGTACCCGTGGGTGCCCGCCTTCGACAAGCTCGCCGAGGCGTTCGGCGCGAAGGGCATCTCCGTCGAGGACTACGACGAGGTCGCGGACGCGGTTGAAGAAGCACTGAACTACGACGGCCCCGCGGTGGTCGACTTCCACATCGACCCCGAGGCGAACGTCTACCCGATGGTCCCGAGCGGCGGCGACAATGGCCAGTTCGCGCTGGAGGAGGGTCACCTATGA
- the ilvN gene encoding acetolactate synthase small subunit — translation MSGGLQGPAPEERVRPQGRRNKQGIRIDPEVEAEQKPRRAVISVLVEHEPGVLSDVSGLFSRRQFNIESLTVGPTEDDSKARITVVTEEPDPGIDQIEKQLRKLVPVIAVNELPDNAINRELALIKVAGEHPDQVAAVADMYDAKTVDACRETVTVEITGSRQKIEAAVEAFERFGVREITRTGTAALARGTTDTAQQQ, via the coding sequence ATGAGCGGCGGACTGCAGGGCCCCGCGCCCGAAGAGCGCGTCCGACCCCAGGGCCGACGCAACAAGCAGGGTATCCGCATCGACCCCGAGGTCGAGGCGGAACAGAAGCCCCGCCGGGCTGTCATCTCCGTGCTGGTCGAACACGAGCCGGGCGTCCTCTCCGACGTCTCCGGCCTGTTCAGCCGCCGGCAGTTCAACATCGAGAGCCTGACCGTCGGGCCGACCGAGGACGACTCGAAGGCCCGCATCACGGTCGTCACCGAGGAACCCGACCCCGGCATCGACCAGATAGAGAAACAGCTCCGGAAGCTGGTGCCCGTCATCGCGGTCAACGAACTGCCCGACAACGCCATCAACCGGGAGCTTGCGCTCATCAAGGTCGCGGGCGAGCACCCCGACCAGGTCGCTGCCGTCGCCGATATGTACGATGCGAAGACGGTCGACGCCTGTCGGGAGACCGTGACCGTCGAGATCACCGGGAGCAGACAGAAGATCGAGGCGGCCGTCGAAGCGTTCGAACGCTTCGGTGTCCGCGAGATCACCCGAACCGGCACCGCCGCACTGGCGCGAGGAACCACCGACACCGCACAACAGCAATGA
- the ilvC gene encoding ketol-acid reductoisomerase — protein MTDDEFTTEVYYDDDADASHIENKTVAVLGYGSQGHAHAQNLAESGVDVVVGLRESSSSRAAAEADGLAVATPKAAAEQADIVSVLVPDTVQPAVFEEIAPVLDEGDTLQFAHGFNIHYNQIEPPEHVDVTMVAPKSPGHIVRRTYENGEGVPGLIAVYQNATGEAKSEALAYAQGVGCTRAGVIETTFQEETETDLFGEQAVLCGGVTSLVKQGYETLVDAGYSPEMAYFECLNELKLIVDLMYEGGLGGMWHSVSDTAEYGGLTRGDRIVDDHAREKMEEVLEEVQNGEFARQWISENQAGRPSYTQLKQAEENHDIEAVGEELRSLFAWQEDEDEEQTEEPATADD, from the coding sequence ATGACAGACGACGAGTTCACCACCGAAGTATACTACGACGACGACGCCGACGCATCGCACATCGAGAACAAGACCGTAGCCGTCCTCGGCTACGGCAGCCAAGGCCACGCCCACGCACAGAACCTCGCCGAGAGCGGGGTCGACGTGGTCGTCGGCCTGCGCGAGAGCTCCTCCTCGCGAGCCGCCGCGGAAGCCGACGGGCTGGCAGTCGCCACCCCGAAGGCGGCCGCCGAGCAGGCCGACATCGTGTCGGTCCTCGTGCCCGACACCGTCCAGCCCGCCGTCTTCGAAGAGATCGCGCCGGTGCTGGACGAGGGTGACACGCTCCAGTTCGCCCACGGCTTCAACATCCACTACAACCAGATCGAGCCGCCGGAACACGTCGACGTGACGATGGTCGCGCCGAAGTCGCCGGGGCACATCGTTCGCCGCACCTACGAGAACGGCGAGGGCGTCCCCGGCCTCATCGCGGTCTACCAGAACGCGACTGGCGAGGCGAAGTCCGAGGCCCTGGCGTACGCCCAGGGCGTCGGTTGTACGCGCGCCGGCGTCATCGAGACGACGTTCCAGGAGGAGACCGAGACCGACCTGTTCGGCGAGCAGGCCGTCCTCTGTGGCGGCGTCACCTCGCTGGTGAAGCAGGGCTACGAGACGCTGGTCGACGCCGGCTACAGTCCGGAGATGGCGTACTTCGAGTGCCTGAACGAACTGAAGCTCATCGTCGACCTGATGTACGAGGGCGGGCTCGGCGGCATGTGGCACTCCGTGAGTGACACGGCCGAGTACGGTGGGCTGACCCGCGGCGACCGCATCGTCGACGACCACGCCCGCGAGAAGATGGAGGAGGTCCTCGAAGAGGTCCAGAACGGCGAGTTCGCCCGCCAGTGGATCAGCGAGAACCAGGCCGGCCGCCCGAGCTACACCCAGCTCAAGCAGGCCGAGGAGAACCACGACATCGAAGCCGTCGGCGAGGAACTCCGCAGCCTGTTCGCGTGGCAGGAGGACGAGGACGAAGAACAGACCGAAGAACCAGCGACCGCAGACGACTGA
- the leuC gene encoding 3-isopropylmalate dehydratase large subunit, which produces MSEGTLYDKVWDQHKVTTLPTGQDQLFVGLHLIHEVTSPQAFGMLRERDMEVAYPDLTHATVDHIVPTADQSRPYKEDAAEEMMAELEENVREAGIDFSDPTSGDQGIVHVIGPEQGLTQPGMTIVCGDSHTSTHGAFGALAFGIGTSQIRDVLATGTVAMEKQKVRKIEVTGELAEGVEAKDIILEIIRRLGTDGGVGYVYEYAGEAIENLDMEGRMSICNMSIEGGARAGYVNPDETTYEWLEGRDRVPEGDAFEERKAYWESISSDDDAEYDDVVTIDGSELEPVVTWGTTPGQGVGVTEPIPSPEDLPADKQDTARRAQEHMRVEPGDTMEGYPIDVAFIGSCTNARMPDLRRAASIVKGKQVDEDVRALVVPGSQRVQRAAEEEGLKEVFEEAGFEWRNAGCSMCLAMNDDTLEGDEACASSSNRNFVGRQGSKDGRTVLMNPRMVAAAAINGEVTDVRTVEETEVVANE; this is translated from the coding sequence ATGTCCGAGGGCACGCTCTACGACAAGGTCTGGGACCAGCACAAGGTCACGACGCTGCCGACCGGGCAGGACCAGCTGTTCGTCGGCCTCCACCTCATCCACGAGGTCACCAGCCCGCAGGCGTTCGGGATGCTCCGCGAACGCGACATGGAGGTCGCCTACCCCGACCTCACGCACGCCACCGTCGACCACATCGTCCCGACAGCCGACCAGTCCCGCCCGTACAAGGAGGACGCGGCCGAGGAGATGATGGCCGAACTGGAGGAGAACGTGCGCGAGGCCGGTATCGACTTCTCGGACCCGACCTCGGGTGACCAGGGTATCGTCCACGTCATCGGGCCGGAGCAGGGGCTCACCCAGCCCGGCATGACCATCGTCTGTGGCGACTCCCACACCTCGACCCACGGCGCGTTCGGCGCGCTGGCGTTCGGTATCGGGACGAGCCAGATCCGTGACGTGCTCGCGACGGGCACGGTCGCGATGGAGAAACAGAAGGTCCGCAAGATCGAGGTCACCGGCGAACTCGCCGAGGGCGTCGAAGCCAAGGACATCATCCTCGAGATCATCCGCCGGCTCGGCACCGACGGCGGCGTCGGCTACGTCTACGAGTACGCCGGCGAGGCCATCGAGAACCTCGACATGGAGGGCCGGATGTCCATCTGTAACATGTCCATCGAGGGCGGTGCCCGCGCGGGCTACGTCAACCCCGACGAGACCACCTACGAGTGGCTCGAAGGGCGCGACCGCGTCCCCGAGGGCGATGCCTTCGAGGAGCGCAAGGCGTACTGGGAGTCCATCAGCTCCGACGACGATGCGGAGTACGACGACGTGGTCACCATCGACGGCTCCGAGCTGGAGCCCGTCGTCACCTGGGGCACGACACCAGGACAGGGCGTCGGCGTGACCGAGCCCATCCCGTCCCCGGAGGACCTGCCCGCAGACAAGCAGGACACCGCCCGACGCGCCCAGGAGCACATGCGCGTCGAGCCCGGCGACACGATGGAGGGTTACCCCATCGACGTGGCGTTCATCGGTTCCTGTACGAACGCCCGGATGCCCGACCTGCGCCGCGCCGCGAGCATCGTCAAGGGCAAGCAGGTCGACGAGGACGTTCGCGCCCTGGTCGTCCCCGGCAGCCAGCGCGTCCAGCGCGCCGCCGAGGAAGAGGGCCTCAAGGAGGTCTTCGAGGAGGCCGGCTTCGAGTGGCGTAACGCCGGCTGTTCGATGTGCCTCGCGATGAACGACGATACCCTCGAAGGAGACGAGGCGTGTGCCTCCTCCTCGAACCGGAACTTCGTCGGTCGCCAGGGCTCGAAGGACGGCCGCACCGTCCTGATGAACCCGCGCATGGTCGCCGCCGCGGCCATCAACGGCGAAGTGACCGACGTTCGCACCGTCGAGGAGACGGAGGTGGTCGCCAATGAGTGA
- the leuD gene encoding 3-isopropylmalate dehydratase small subunit, giving the protein MSDGPSEIVEHVSGTGIPVRGNDIDTDQIIPARFMKVVTFDGLGQFSFFDQRFDDDDNPKDHPFNEDRFEGANVMVVNSNFGCGSSREHAPQALMRWGIDALIGESFAEIFAGNCLALGVPTVTADTETVEAIQDWVDENPDGDIDVDVAEETVTYGDTTVDVTVDDAQRKALVEGVWDTTALMKANSQAVSETAESLPYVEDGKRV; this is encoded by the coding sequence ATGAGTGACGGCCCCTCCGAAATCGTCGAACACGTCTCCGGGACGGGTATCCCGGTCCGCGGGAACGACATCGACACGGACCAGATCATCCCGGCCCGCTTCATGAAGGTCGTCACCTTCGACGGCCTCGGGCAGTTCTCGTTCTTCGACCAGCGGTTCGACGACGACGACAACCCGAAGGACCACCCGTTCAACGAGGACAGGTTCGAGGGCGCGAACGTCATGGTCGTCAATTCGAACTTCGGCTGTGGCTCCTCGCGCGAGCACGCCCCGCAGGCGCTCATGCGCTGGGGCATCGACGCGCTCATCGGCGAGTCCTTCGCCGAGATCTTCGCGGGCAACTGCCTCGCACTCGGCGTGCCGACCGTCACGGCCGACACCGAGACGGTCGAAGCCATCCAGGACTGGGTCGACGAGAATCCTGACGGGGACATCGACGTGGACGTCGCCGAGGAGACGGTGACCTACGGCGATACCACCGTCGACGTCACCGTCGACGACGCACAGCGCAAGGCGCTCGTCGAGGGCGTCTGGGACACCACCGCGCTGATGAAGGCGAACTCGCAGGCGGTCTCCGAGACGGCAGAGAGTCTGCCGTACGTCGAGGACGGCAAGCGGGTCTGA
- a CDS encoding SRPBCC family protein — MLLTETTRVHASPGDVYRFFERMDANYERWHPDHVEFRWVDGDGLEAGAEAYFEEHIGGKTQQKTVRFVEVDPDRYIEFKPTSLLVGLLMPSISFTFESHEDGCDVTQRIKVRTGPIGARLNRREFDAVREHMTEEGENLKAILESGDVDAP, encoded by the coding sequence ATGTTGTTGACGGAAACGACGAGGGTACACGCGTCCCCGGGCGACGTCTACCGGTTCTTCGAACGGATGGACGCGAACTACGAGCGATGGCACCCGGACCACGTCGAGTTCAGGTGGGTCGATGGGGACGGGCTGGAAGCGGGAGCGGAAGCGTACTTCGAGGAGCACATCGGCGGGAAGACCCAGCAGAAGACGGTGCGATTCGTCGAGGTCGACCCGGACCGGTACATCGAGTTCAAGCCGACCTCGCTGCTCGTCGGGCTCCTCATGCCGTCTATCAGCTTCACCTTCGAGTCTCACGAGGACGGCTGTGACGTCACGCAACGGATCAAGGTCCGGACCGGGCCGATCGGTGCGCGCCTCAACCGGCGGGAGTTCGACGCCGTCAGGGAACACATGACAGAGGAGGGGGAGAACCTCAAGGCGATACTCGAGTCCGGTGACGTCGACGCGCCCTGA